From the Streptomyces sp. Sge12 genome, the window GGACATGCTGCTGGGCAACACCGACCGGATCGGCGCCCGGATCCGCGACGGCTCGCTCGACACGATGCTGGTGCGTCCGGTCCCCGTCCTCGCACAGGTCGCGGCGGACCGGTTCGCGCTGCGCCGGCTGGGCCGCATCGGGCAGGGGCTCGGCGTGATGGGCTGGGCGGTCTGGACGCTGGACGTGGACTGGACGGCCGGGAAGGTGCTGCTGGTCCCCGGGATGGTCCTCGCCGGGGCGGCGATCTTCGCGGCGGTGATGGTCACCGGCGCGGCCTTCCAGTTCGTGACCGGCGACGCGGCGGAGGTGCAGAACTCCTTCACCTACGGCGGCTGCACGATGCTCCAGTACCCGCCGACGATCTTCGCGAAGGACCTGCTGCGCGGGGTGACCTTCGTCGTCCCGCTGGCCTTCGTCAACTGGCTGCCCGCACTGCACGTGTTGGGGCGGCCCGATCCGCTGGGGCTGCCCGGCTGGGTGGCGTACCTGAGCCCGCTGGTGGCCTTCGTGGTGTTCCTGCCCGCGTCGCTGGCGTGGCGCGCGGGAGTCCGTTCGTACCGAAGCACGGGGAGCTAGAGCTGTGGCGGATGCGCTGATCTCGCTGGACGGGGTCGAGAAGGTCTTTGACGTACGGCGCCGGGTGAGCCTGATGCGCCGGGAGAAACACCGCGTCAGGGCGGTGGACGGGATCAGTTTCGAGGTCGCCCGCGGGGAGATGGTCGGCTACATCGGGCCGAACGGCGCCGGGAAGTCGACCACGATCAAGATGCTGACCGGCATCCTGACCCCGAGCGGCGGCCGGCTGCGGGTCGCGGGCATCGACCCGGCGCGCGAGCGGATGCGGCTCGCGCACCGGATCGGGGTGGTGTTCGGGCAGCGCACCACCCTGTGGTGGGACCTGCCGCTGAAGGACTCGTACGGGCTGATGCGGCGGCTGTACCGGGTGCCGCGGGCCCGGTTCGAGGAGAACCTGGAGCGCTGCGTGGACCGGCTGGACCTGGCCGAGCTGCTGGACGTACCGGTACGGCAGTTGTCGCTCGGGCAGCGCATGCGCGGGGACATCGCGGCGGCGCTGCTGCACGATCCGGAGGTGCTGTACCTGGACGAGCCGACGATCGGGCTGGACGTGGTGAGCAAGGCGAAGGTACGGGGCTTCCTGCGGCAGCTGAACGAGGAACTCGGCACGACGGTGCTGCTCACGACGCACGACCTCCAGGACATCGAGCAGCTGTGCGAGCGGGTGATGGTGATCGACCACGGGCGGCTGATGTACGACGGGCCGCTGGGCGGGCTGCACGCGGCGGGGTCGGCGGGGGAGAGCGAGCGCACCCTGGTGGTCGATCTGGAACGGGAGCTGGCGCCGATCAGCGTGCCGGGCGCGCGGGTGGTGAAGGTGGAGGGGCCGCGGCAGTGGCTGGCCTTCCCGGCGGGGGCGTCGGCGGCGCCGCTGGTGGCCGCGGTGGCGGCGGACTACCCGCTGGTCGACCTGTCGGTGCGGGAGCCGGACATCGAGGACGTGATCGCGAGGATGTACGCGGGCCGGGGGTGATGCCGGGGCGGGCCCGGGGCGTTCTCGGGAAAAGGTGGGGGAAAGGTGGGGTCGATCCCGGGACGATCTCAGGGGCCGGGCCATACAACTCCCCGACAACCCTGCATAGTCTGGTCCGTATGAGTGACGAGCGGCCGGAGAAGCCGTTGCCGGAGCTGAGGGCGTCGGATGCCGACCGGGACCGGGTGGTGGAGCGTCTGCGGGACGCCGTCGCCGAGGGCCGGCTCGACATGGAGGAATTCGAGGAGCGGCTGGAGGCGGCGTACAAGTCCCGGACGTACGCGGAACTGGAACCACTGACGCGGGACCTGCCGGCCCCGGCGGGCGGTCCCGTGGGCCACCGGTCGGAGGCCGCCGCGGAACCCTGGAGGGGCCGGATCGGCGGGCCGGGCAGCTCGTCGGCGGCGGTGGCGGTCATGTCGGGCTTCCAGCGCAAGGGCCGGTGGACGGTGCCGGCGCGGTTCGACGCGGTGGCGTTCTGGGGCGGCGGCGAGCTGGACCTGCGCGAGGCGGACTTCGCGCAGCGCGAGGTGGTGATCAACTGCGTCGCGATCATGGGCGGCATCGAGATCACGGTCCCGCCGGGGGTGGAGCTGGACGTCCGCGGCTTCGGCTTCATGGGCGCGTTCGACCAGCGGGACAACCCGGGCCCGTTCGAACCGGGCGCTCCGCGGGTGGTCGTGACGGGCTTCGCCTTCTGGGGCGGCGTGGAGGTCAAGGTCAAGAAGCGCAAACGCCCCTTGGACGGCCGGTCCCTCCACAAGGACCTGTAGCCCTGCCGCGCCGTTGCCCGGGCCTCCGCCGCGCCGTTGCTCGGGGCTCCGCCCCGGACCCCGCGCCTCAAACGCCGGTGGGGCTTGATGTGGCGGGGTCGTGGGGTGGGTCGGTGCCCCGCACGAGGGTCTCCTCGGCTCGGCGCGCGCGGCGGCGTCGTGGCCGTGCGGCGGGGGTCGCGCCTCGTCCTGCGGGGACCCTCCTGCGTGTCCCCGCCCCACGCCCGGCTTCGGCTGTACGCGGGACCCGATTGGGGGGTAGGGCTTTCCCGGGGGTGTGTCGGCGGAGGGGAGTGGGGACGGGGCGGGGTGTCCCCGCAGGACGAGGCGCGACCACCGGGTACGGCCGAGACATGCCCGCGCGCGCCGAGCCGAGGAGACACCCCGCCCCGGCCCCACGCACCGACCCAGGCCGACCACCCCGCACCACTCAGCAACGCCGCTCACGAAGGCACGGGCCCGCACCACTCAGCCTCGCCGGCGATTGAGACGCGGGTCCGGGCAGCGCCCGGCACACCGCCGCGAGCCGCACACCGCCGAGCCGCCCGCAGGGCAACGGCGCCGAGCCGGACACCGCCGGGGCGCCCGGACTGCTGCCCCCGCGGGAGCGGACTGGCGTGGCGGGAACTCCGCGTCCCTCCCGGGAGTCGGATGCTATGCAGACAAAACCGGCGCCCCCGGGGGAAGGCAGGAGCACGTGGAGAACCGCAGCACCACCGGAGGTAGCGGCACCACCGGAGGTAACCGCAGTACCACCGGAGGTACCGGCGTCGCGCCACCCACCCGCGGCGCGTTCGTCTTCAGCGCCGCCGATGAGGAGCGCCGTCGCGGGGTCCGGCGGATGAAGGCCACCGCGACCGGCCTGCTGGTCCTGGTCGCGCTGGTCTACGTACTGGCCAAGTACGCCCAGCACGCCTGGGGTGCCGGCGGCTGGGCCGGTTACGTCGCGGCCGCCGCGGAGGCCGGCATGGTCGGCGCGCTCGCGGACTGGTTCGCCGTCACCGCCCTCTTCCGGCGTCCGCTGGGCCTGCCGATCCCGCACACCGCGATCATTCCGACCAAGAAGGACCAGCTGGGTGTGTCCCTGGGCGAGTTCGTCGGGGAGAACTTCCTCTCGTCCGACGTGGTCCGGGCCCGCCTGCACGCCCTCGGTATCGGCGGCCGTCTCGGTTCCTGGCTGGCCGAGCCCGAGCATGCCGACCGGGTCACCGCCGAGCTGGCCGCGGCGCTCCGGGGCGCGCTGACCGTGCTGCGCGATTCCGATGTGCAGGCTGTCGTCGGCGAGGCCATTACGCGGCGGGCCGAGACCGCCGAGATCGCGCCGGGCATCGGCAAGACGCTGGAGCGGGTCGTCGAGGACGGCGGTCACCGCCGTGCCGTCGACCTCATTTGCGCCAAGGCCCATGACTGGCTGGTCACGCACGGGGCGTCGATCACGGACGCGGTCCAGGGCGGCGCCCCGGGCTGGACCCCGCGGTTCGTGGACCGCAAGGTGGGCGAGCGCGTCTACAAGGAGCTGCTCCGGTTCGTCACGGAGATGCGGGACATGCCGGAGCATCCGGCGCGCGGGGCGGTGGACCGGTTCCTGACGGATTTCGCGGCCGACCTCCAGTCGGACACGGAGACCCGTGCGAGGGTGGAGCGGCTGAAGTCCGAGATCCTGGCCCGTGACGAGGTCCAGGACGTCATCGCGTCCGCCTGGTCGGCCATCCGCTCGATGATCATTTCGGCGGCGGAGGACGAGCAGAGCGAGCTGCGGCTGCGGGTCCGTGCCTCGCTGATCTCGCTGGGTGCGCGACTGGCCACCGACGGCCGGCTCCAGGCGAAGGTGGAGGGCTGGATCGAGGGCGCGGTCGTGTATGTCGTGACCACGTACCGGACCGAGATCACCTCGCTGATCACGGACACGGTGGCGGGCTGGGACGCCGAGCACACCTCCCGCAAGATCGAGGCCCATATCGGCCGTGACCTGCAGTTCATCCGTATCAACGGCACGGTGGTCGGCGCCCTGGCCGGCCTGATGATCTATTCGGTGTCGCGTGCCTTCGGGGCGTAGGGCGGCGGGAGCGGCAGTTCCAGCTGGGCGTGGCCGCGGGCGGTGACCGTCGGGGGCGCGGGGCGGGCGGCGCCCAGGGCGAGGAGGGCGCGCAGGGCGGCGATCACGTCCGCCGGTCTGTCGCGGAGGATCCCCGGCGTCGTACTGGCCACCAGGACGCCCCGGGACTCCAGGCGCAGCCGCCGGTGCAGGGTGGCCTGCCAGGCGTCGCGCGTGTAGTGGTATTCGGCGGAGTCGATCTCCAGGGCCACGCCCTCCTCGGGCCAGTAGGCGTCCGGGCTGGCGAGGAAGGTCCCGTCCGGGTCGTGGAGGCGGGCGTTCCAGAGCGGGGCCGGGAGGTCGGTGGCGGCGAGGGTGTCGCGTGCGCGGCCCTCGGCGATCGAGCGGACCCCGGCGACGAGTTCCGCGGCCGCGACCCGGACGGCGGGGCGGCCGCGGATCCGGGCCGCGCGGAGTTCGGCGTGCAGGTCGTGGGGGTGGCACCAGCCGCCCTGGACGACGTTGGCCAGTACGGAGCGCACCAGGTCGGGATCGTCCGTCCGGGCCGCGAAGTCCGCGGCGGCCCGGACGGGGCGGCTGCTGGGGACGCCGCGGATGTGGATGGTGGCGGGCCAGCGCGAGGTCGGGCAGGGCCGGACCCGGCCTGCGGCGGCCGGCGAACGAGGGGCGCGTACGAGGACGTCCAGCGGCTCGGGCGGGGCGTCGCGGATGCCGAGGAGCGCGAGGGCGGCGCCGCCCGTGAGTGCGGCGGTGGATCCGGAGAGCGGATCGGCCGCGGGGTGGGCGGCGTACAGGACGGCGGACAGTGCCTGCTGCCGGGTGTCCGGCGGGCCGGTCTGCAGCAGGTACACCCGTGGCAGGAGCCGCTGCCAGGGCCCTCCGCGGCGGCTGCGGCCGCTGATGGTGCCGGCCGGGATGCCGGCCTGCTTGAGCTGGTGGTAGGTGGCGAGGTTCAGCTGGCGCTGGGCGACGCGGGCGAGGGAGGCGCTACAGGCGATCATGCCCGGGGTATGCCCGGTGGGGTGCGCGCGATGCTCAGGCCGAGGGGTGGTTCGGGGCGAGGAAGACGACGACGCCGTTCTCCGTTCCGGGCAGCGGGGTGATTTCGTGCCAGCCGAGGCGCCG encodes:
- a CDS encoding ABC transporter permease, coding for MGGVVGVRPAPVRHDSRRGGPVREGLRGYRLIVGMWIRSTMTYRTSFVLTTVGHAAITLLDFVAIYIMFSHVEALGGFTLPEIALLYGSCSASLGLADMLLGNTDRIGARIRDGSLDTMLVRPVPVLAQVAADRFALRRLGRIGQGLGVMGWAVWTLDVDWTAGKVLLVPGMVLAGAAIFAAVMVTGAAFQFVTGDAAEVQNSFTYGGCTMLQYPPTIFAKDLLRGVTFVVPLAFVNWLPALHVLGRPDPLGLPGWVAYLSPLVAFVVFLPASLAWRAGVRSYRSTGS
- a CDS encoding ABC transporter ATP-binding protein, whose protein sequence is MADALISLDGVEKVFDVRRRVSLMRREKHRVRAVDGISFEVARGEMVGYIGPNGAGKSTTIKMLTGILTPSGGRLRVAGIDPARERMRLAHRIGVVFGQRTTLWWDLPLKDSYGLMRRLYRVPRARFEENLERCVDRLDLAELLDVPVRQLSLGQRMRGDIAAALLHDPEVLYLDEPTIGLDVVSKAKVRGFLRQLNEELGTTVLLTTHDLQDIEQLCERVMVIDHGRLMYDGPLGGLHAAGSAGESERTLVVDLERELAPISVPGARVVKVEGPRQWLAFPAGASAAPLVAAVAADYPLVDLSVREPDIEDVIARMYAGRG
- a CDS encoding DUF1707 SHOCT-like domain-containing protein — protein: MSDERPEKPLPELRASDADRDRVVERLRDAVAEGRLDMEEFEERLEAAYKSRTYAELEPLTRDLPAPAGGPVGHRSEAAAEPWRGRIGGPGSSSAAVAVMSGFQRKGRWTVPARFDAVAFWGGGELDLREADFAQREVVINCVAIMGGIEITVPPGVELDVRGFGFMGAFDQRDNPGPFEPGAPRVVVTGFAFWGGVEVKVKKRKRPLDGRSLHKDL
- a CDS encoding DUF445 domain-containing protein, whose translation is MENRSTTGGSGTTGGNRSTTGGTGVAPPTRGAFVFSAADEERRRGVRRMKATATGLLVLVALVYVLAKYAQHAWGAGGWAGYVAAAAEAGMVGALADWFAVTALFRRPLGLPIPHTAIIPTKKDQLGVSLGEFVGENFLSSDVVRARLHALGIGGRLGSWLAEPEHADRVTAELAAALRGALTVLRDSDVQAVVGEAITRRAETAEIAPGIGKTLERVVEDGGHRRAVDLICAKAHDWLVTHGASITDAVQGGAPGWTPRFVDRKVGERVYKELLRFVTEMRDMPEHPARGAVDRFLTDFAADLQSDTETRARVERLKSEILARDEVQDVIASAWSAIRSMIISAAEDEQSELRLRVRASLISLGARLATDGRLQAKVEGWIEGAVVYVVTTYRTEITSLITDTVAGWDAEHTSRKIEAHIGRDLQFIRINGTVVGALAGLMIYSVSRAFGA